A DNA window from Thermogemmata fonticola contains the following coding sequences:
- a CDS encoding 4Fe-4S dicluster domain-containing protein, whose product MAHVVTANCYDCKYTDCCVVCPVECFYQDEMMLYIDPQDCIDCEACVPECPVEAIYAEGNVPAQWQSYIQLNAEKAAALKAAGNAHITEKQEPKEGPECKKK is encoded by the coding sequence ATGGCACACGTCGTCACAGCAAACTGCTACGATTGCAAGTACACGGACTGCTGCGTTGTCTGTCCTGTGGAGTGCTTCTATCAGGACGAGATGATGCTCTACATTGACCCGCAGGATTGCATCGATTGCGAAGCCTGCGTCCCGGAATGCCCCGTGGAGGCGATCTACGCGGAGGGGAATGTGCCGGCTCAATGGCAGAGCTACATTCAACTCAACGCGGAGAAGGCGGCGGCTCTGAAGGCCGCGGGCAACGCGCACATCACCGAGAAGCAGGAGCCTAAGGAAGGTCCGGAGTGCAAGAAGAAGTGA
- a CDS encoding sensor histidine kinase — MTGEEVLASSNETEALRRQLLQAQRLSSVGELASSIAHEFNNILTTIINSAKLGLRQTDVAEKQNAFERILKAGQRAAAIAAGMLGYARKGGQQRELCDLARLIEEVLILTGKDLSKHRIHVETRFLARPVIWAVPGQIEQILVNLIINARQAMPEGGRLRIEVRDNPKTDMVEIEIADTGVGIPPQQLRLIFEPFFTTKQPDEYGRGGTGLGLSVCRQIIEQHQGRIRVESIVGKGSTFTVKLPKRLPEDPE; from the coding sequence ATGACCGGCGAAGAAGTGCTGGCGTCGTCCAACGAGACGGAGGCGTTGCGGCGGCAGCTCTTGCAGGCCCAGCGGCTCAGCAGCGTTGGAGAGCTGGCCTCCAGCATCGCCCACGAGTTCAACAACATCCTCACGACCATCATCAATTCGGCCAAGCTGGGGTTGCGCCAAACGGATGTGGCGGAGAAGCAAAACGCCTTCGAGCGGATTCTCAAGGCGGGGCAGCGGGCGGCGGCCATCGCCGCGGGGATGCTCGGCTATGCCCGCAAAGGCGGCCAGCAGCGGGAACTCTGCGACCTCGCCCGCCTGATCGAAGAAGTGCTCATCCTCACCGGCAAGGACTTGTCCAAGCATCGCATTCATGTGGAAACCCGCTTCCTGGCCCGGCCCGTCATCTGGGCGGTCCCCGGACAGATCGAACAAATCCTGGTCAATCTCATCATCAACGCCCGCCAGGCGATGCCGGAGGGAGGGCGGCTGCGGATCGAAGTGCGGGACAATCCCAAAACGGACATGGTCGAAATCGAAATTGCTGACACCGGGGTGGGCATCCCGCCGCAGCAACTGCGCCTGATCTTCGAGCCGTTTTTCACCACCAAGCAGCCGGATGAGTACGGCCGGGGCGGGACCGGTCTGGGGCTGAGCGTCTGCCGGCAGATCATTGAGCAGCACCAGGGCCGCATCCGCGTCGAAAGCATCGTGGGCAAAGGGTCCACCTTCACCGTCAAGTTGCCCAAACGCCTGCCGGAGGACCCGGAGTAA
- a CDS encoding histidine phosphatase family protein has translation MKGLDGMSDGITRVWLARHAETATPHLLHGAESDVPLGEHGRRQAEAAAEWFARLGLEVVVSSAMRRAIETAEPIARRCRIPHEIEPLWHERRVGAFSQRCGAEVEEAWQRTLHAWQSGDLDFAVDGMESFASIQQRVLPVWERVVARHRGKRIAVIVHGVVSKVLLLSLLPGYSAADWLRIGKAHNLAVSELVLAEGQWQALRLLEVPEPVRQVDASREALTSRSTA, from the coding sequence GTGAAAGGCTTAGACGGAATGAGCGACGGGATCACGCGCGTGTGGCTGGCGCGGCATGCGGAGACGGCCACGCCGCATCTGTTGCACGGGGCGGAATCCGATGTGCCCCTGGGGGAGCACGGGCGGCGGCAAGCGGAAGCGGCGGCGGAATGGTTCGCCCGTCTAGGGCTGGAGGTGGTGGTGTCCTCGGCGATGCGGCGGGCCATCGAGACGGCGGAACCGATCGCCCGGCGCTGCCGGATTCCCCACGAGATCGAGCCATTGTGGCATGAGCGGCGGGTGGGGGCGTTCAGCCAGCGGTGCGGTGCGGAGGTGGAAGAGGCCTGGCAGCGCACCCTGCACGCCTGGCAAAGCGGCGATCTGGACTTCGCCGTGGACGGTATGGAAAGTTTCGCCAGCATTCAGCAGCGGGTTTTACCGGTGTGGGAGCGCGTCGTGGCACGCCACCGGGGCAAGCGGATCGCCGTCATCGTGCACGGGGTGGTCTCGAAGGTGCTGCTGTTGAGCCTGCTGCCCGGCTACTCGGCGGCGGATTGGCTGCGGATCGGCAAGGCCCACAACCTGGCGGTCAGCGAGTTGGTCCTGGCCGAGGGGCAATGGCAGGCCCTGCGCCTGCTCGAAGTGCCGGAACCGGTGCGGCAGGTGGATGCCAGCCGGGAGGCGCTCACGTCCCGCTCCACGGCGTGA
- a CDS encoding DUF6585 family protein — translation MSRYSDHFHLAISELGEPEAIFRISLPRFLFQLSLSVLLLVVGFLINYLWWVHGPQKMDHLAMLLLIPPVLGLVVLGRLLRQRGLTVLLYPSGLLYLCRGQALVFLWQEITEVWLHFSHLQKRMEESDAQGVRTACILCPAVSFWDDLLNSSLTLVRQDGARVQLTPAVGDYHQLLVEVQRRTFPRLWQKAWDQFREQGQAVFGPLVVRPDGLHWSKAFLPWEQFDGLRIRQGDLLVRQKKLWKTWRETPVNTLPNLPVLWALVEAVQVLNQSHPSSQSTSVPAGEAQAEEPEARERLS, via the coding sequence ATGAGCCGCTATTCCGATCATTTCCATCTGGCTATCTCGGAGCTGGGGGAACCGGAGGCGATTTTCCGCATCAGCCTGCCCCGGTTTCTGTTCCAGCTTTCGCTGAGCGTCCTGCTCCTGGTCGTGGGGTTTCTGATCAACTATCTCTGGTGGGTGCACGGGCCCCAGAAGATGGATCATTTGGCCATGCTGCTGCTGATCCCTCCGGTGCTGGGGCTGGTGGTCCTGGGGCGGCTGTTGCGCCAGCGGGGGTTGACGGTTCTGCTGTATCCCAGCGGGCTGCTGTATCTGTGCCGCGGGCAAGCTCTGGTCTTCCTGTGGCAGGAGATCACGGAAGTCTGGCTGCATTTCAGCCATCTCCAGAAGCGGATGGAGGAAAGCGATGCGCAGGGCGTCCGAACCGCCTGCATTCTGTGTCCGGCCGTTTCGTTCTGGGATGATCTGCTCAACTCCTCGCTGACTCTGGTCCGCCAGGATGGGGCGAGGGTGCAGCTCACGCCGGCGGTGGGCGACTATCATCAGTTGCTGGTGGAGGTCCAGCGGCGGACGTTTCCGCGATTGTGGCAGAAAGCGTGGGACCAGTTCCGGGAGCAGGGGCAGGCGGTGTTCGGTCCGCTTGTGGTCCGTCCGGACGGGTTGCACTGGTCCAAGGCTTTCCTGCCCTGGGAGCAATTCGACGGCTTGCGCATCCGCCAGGGCGATCTGCTGGTGCGGCAGAAGAAACTCTGGAAGACCTGGCGGGAGACGCCGGTGAATACTCTGCCCAATCTGCCCGTTCTCTGGGCACTGGTCGAGGCAGTGCAGGTGTTGAACCAATCTCATCCTTCTTCCCAGAGCACCTCGGTTCCCGCCGGAGAAGCGCAAGCGGAAGAGCCGGAGGCGCGGGAGAGATTGAGTTGA
- the priA gene encoding replication restart helicase PriA, which translates to MASLFEQPRRKARERTSRDGNVHSSPLGSGIHPSIPGGEGGIAPLQLYADVVFDRPLDQAWTYGVPEHLVGLVGVGKRVAVPLGKGSRETSGFCVGLRETGPPASIQVKPVLRVLDDEALVDEHLLQLTRWMAEYYLCGWGQVLHAVVPAGVREQAGTREVAVVEVPPAAEQPEPFPALTAQQRAVWELVRDSGGAMELRDLLRQGRCSAAVVQGLVKKGLLRRYRRRVERAEVQEAVAEAAEPPLLGSREEPRIVLNGDQQRVWGQLEAALQVGGFQPFLLHGVTGSGKTEIYLRAMEAVVRQGRQVIVLVPEIALTPQTIARFRQRGNRVAVLHSHLTDAERGAHWRRIAAGEVEVVVGARSAIFAPARKLGLIVIDEEHEHTFKQEATPRYHARDVAVMRARLAGVPVVLGSATPSLESWWNAARGHYTLLSLPKRVEARPLPQVRIIDLRHEPNKGGAISMTLAAAMERALRQGGQVLLLLNRRGYSTYVHCSSCGHVAQCSHCDIALTFHRCRNALLCHYCGWETAPYQRCPACGQASIRYQGLGTEKLQAEIAEKFPGYVCVRMDSDTTSRRGSHEGILEAFRTGKIQILLGTQMIAKGLDFPNVTLVGVINADVGLHVPDFRSAERTFQLLAQVAGRAGRGDKGGVVYIQTFTPDHPCIALAARHDYVTFAGQELAQRRQHRYPPFEHLARLIIRSEEEAAAAQFAQTLAGALQRAAAVVDRQSREGGTAPPGELPGPPPPLRILGPAECPIYRLNNYYRFHFQVQSPDRGRLQNVLRRVLGTVRPPAAVEFQIDMDPYSML; encoded by the coding sequence ATGGCATCGTTATTTGAGCAGCCGCGGCGGAAAGCGCGGGAACGAACCAGCCGGGACGGCAACGTTCATTCTTCCCCTTTGGGGAGCGGGATTCATCCTTCCATTCCTGGAGGGGAAGGAGGGATTGCGCCGCTGCAACTGTACGCCGATGTGGTGTTCGACCGGCCCCTGGACCAAGCGTGGACGTATGGGGTGCCGGAGCATCTGGTCGGCCTGGTGGGAGTGGGCAAGCGGGTGGCGGTCCCCTTGGGCAAAGGAAGCCGGGAGACCAGCGGCTTCTGCGTCGGCTTGCGCGAAACAGGCCCTCCCGCTTCCATCCAGGTCAAGCCGGTGCTTCGCGTCCTGGATGACGAAGCGCTGGTGGATGAGCACCTGCTCCAGTTGACCCGGTGGATGGCGGAGTATTACCTATGCGGCTGGGGTCAGGTGCTGCATGCGGTGGTGCCGGCGGGTGTCCGGGAGCAAGCGGGCACGCGCGAGGTGGCCGTAGTCGAAGTTCCTCCTGCGGCGGAGCAGCCGGAACCATTCCCCGCCCTGACGGCTCAACAGCGTGCGGTGTGGGAACTGGTACGGGACAGCGGCGGGGCGATGGAACTGCGCGACCTGCTGCGGCAGGGCCGCTGTTCTGCCGCGGTCGTGCAGGGGTTGGTCAAGAAGGGGTTGCTCCGGCGGTATCGCCGGCGGGTGGAGCGGGCGGAAGTTCAGGAGGCGGTAGCCGAGGCGGCGGAGCCGCCGCTCCTTGGGTCGCGCGAAGAGCCGCGGATCGTGCTCAACGGCGATCAGCAGCGGGTGTGGGGGCAATTGGAAGCGGCCCTGCAAGTGGGCGGATTCCAGCCGTTCCTGTTGCACGGCGTGACCGGCAGCGGCAAGACGGAGATCTACCTGCGGGCGATGGAAGCGGTGGTGCGCCAGGGCCGGCAGGTGATCGTCCTGGTCCCGGAGATCGCCTTGACACCCCAGACGATCGCCCGCTTCCGGCAGCGCGGCAACCGCGTGGCGGTGTTGCACAGCCACCTGACGGATGCGGAGCGCGGCGCGCACTGGCGGCGGATCGCCGCGGGAGAAGTGGAAGTGGTGGTGGGTGCTCGCAGCGCCATCTTCGCCCCGGCGCGCAAGCTGGGACTCATCGTGATCGACGAAGAACACGAGCATACGTTCAAGCAGGAAGCGACGCCACGCTACCATGCCCGCGATGTGGCCGTCATGCGGGCGCGCCTGGCGGGAGTGCCGGTGGTTCTGGGGTCCGCCACGCCCAGCCTGGAGAGCTGGTGGAACGCAGCCCGCGGACATTACACCTTGCTGAGCCTGCCCAAGCGCGTCGAGGCAAGGCCGCTGCCCCAGGTGCGGATCATCGACCTGCGGCACGAACCCAACAAAGGCGGAGCGATCAGCATGACCCTGGCTGCCGCGATGGAACGGGCCTTGCGCCAGGGAGGGCAGGTCCTGCTGCTGCTCAACCGCCGTGGTTACAGCACCTATGTGCATTGCTCCAGTTGCGGCCACGTGGCCCAGTGTTCCCATTGCGACATCGCCCTGACGTTTCACCGTTGCCGCAATGCCTTGCTCTGCCACTATTGCGGCTGGGAGACGGCCCCGTATCAGCGCTGCCCGGCGTGCGGCCAGGCGTCGATCCGCTACCAGGGACTGGGCACGGAGAAACTGCAAGCCGAGATCGCCGAGAAGTTCCCCGGTTACGTGTGCGTGCGGATGGATTCGGATACCACTAGCCGGCGCGGCAGCCACGAGGGGATTCTGGAAGCGTTCCGCACAGGCAAAATTCAGATACTGCTGGGAACGCAGATGATCGCCAAGGGGCTGGACTTCCCGAATGTGACGCTGGTGGGGGTGATCAACGCTGATGTCGGTCTGCATGTGCCGGATTTTCGCAGTGCCGAGCGGACGTTCCAGTTGCTGGCCCAGGTGGCCGGTCGAGCGGGCCGCGGCGACAAAGGCGGCGTGGTGTACATCCAGACGTTCACCCCGGATCATCCCTGTATCGCCCTGGCCGCCCGGCATGATTACGTCACCTTTGCTGGCCAGGAACTGGCCCAGCGCCGCCAGCACCGCTATCCGCCGTTTGAACACCTGGCCCGCTTGATCATCCGTAGCGAGGAGGAAGCCGCCGCGGCCCAGTTCGCCCAGACTCTGGCTGGGGCGTTGCAACGGGCCGCCGCTGTCGTGGACCGGCAGAGCCGGGAAGGGGGAACCGCCCCCCCTGGGGAATTGCCCGGCCCTCCGCCTCCCTTGCGCATCCTGGGTCCCGCCGAATGCCCCATCTACCGCCTCAACAATTACTACCGCTTCCACTTCCAGGTCCAGTCCCCGGATCGGGGACGATTGCAGAACGTGTTGCGGCGCGTGCTGGGCACTGTCCGCCCTCCTGCCGCCGTCGAGTTCCAGATCGACATGGACCCGTACTCCATGCTTTAG
- the hemH gene encoding ferrochelatase, with translation MQEEVRRRPEPAASLHLSASRPAATAILLLQLGTPARPDYGGVFAYLRQFLSDRRVVEAPRWLWLPLLYLRILPFRAGASAAKYRRIWNPQSGSPLLYYTQRQAEELQRRLPQAVVRFAMTYGRPSVAEVVTELIAQGVERLLAVPLYPQYSATTTAAATDALFRVLLRLRRVPALRIVPPYYDHPAYLEAMVAVIRQDWQRLEWEPEHVVFSYHGIPQKYAQRGDPYAQQVVRTTRELVRRLQLPRDRWTLAFQSRFGRSPWLKPYTDDVLQALARRGIRRVYVALPGFTADCLETIDEIGRESRELFEHAGGELLYNGTCLNDHPQWIAALEQIIREEGCGWLAETDQGRTGPSS, from the coding sequence GTGCAAGAAGAAGTGAGGCGGCGGCCGGAGCCAGCAGCATCCCTCCACCTTTCGGCCTCTCGGCCTGCGGCCACCGCTATCCTTCTCCTGCAATTGGGAACGCCAGCACGGCCCGATTACGGCGGAGTCTTCGCCTATTTGCGGCAGTTCCTCAGCGACCGACGGGTCGTGGAAGCCCCTCGCTGGCTGTGGCTCCCCCTGCTTTACCTGCGCATCTTGCCGTTTCGCGCCGGAGCCTCCGCGGCCAAATACCGCCGCATCTGGAATCCCCAGTCGGGTTCCCCCCTGCTCTACTACACGCAGCGCCAGGCGGAGGAATTGCAGCGTCGGCTGCCCCAGGCGGTCGTTCGCTTCGCCATGACCTATGGCCGGCCCTCCGTCGCGGAAGTCGTGACAGAGCTGATCGCCCAGGGAGTAGAGCGGCTTTTGGCCGTCCCCCTGTATCCGCAATACTCCGCCACCACCACCGCTGCCGCGACGGATGCCCTGTTCCGGGTCCTGCTGCGCCTGCGCCGCGTGCCTGCTTTGCGCATCGTTCCGCCCTACTATGACCACCCCGCCTATCTGGAGGCGATGGTCGCAGTCATCCGGCAGGATTGGCAACGCCTGGAATGGGAACCGGAGCATGTGGTGTTCAGCTATCACGGCATTCCGCAAAAGTATGCCCAGCGGGGCGATCCGTATGCCCAGCAAGTGGTGCGCACCACGCGGGAACTGGTCCGCCGCTTGCAGCTCCCCCGCGACCGCTGGACTTTGGCTTTTCAGTCCCGCTTTGGCCGCTCCCCCTGGCTCAAGCCGTATACCGACGATGTCTTGCAGGCCTTAGCGCGCCGGGGAATCCGCCGCGTGTATGTCGCCTTGCCCGGCTTTACGGCGGATTGCCTGGAAACCATCGATGAAATTGGGCGGGAAAGCCGCGAACTGTTTGAGCATGCGGGTGGTGAGCTGCTTTACAACGGCACCTGCCTCAACGACCACCCCCAGTGGATCGCCGCTTTGGAACAGATCATCCGGGAAGAAGGCTGCGGCTGGCTGGCGGAGACGGATCAGGGACGGACAGGACCGAGCAGTTGA
- the aroF gene encoding 3-deoxy-7-phosphoheptulonate synthase has product MLVVMHRQATAADIERVVEVIRAQGLTPHVLPGTTRTAIGMTGNTAAIDPELFEGLPGVVEAIRVTRPFKLASREMKPDDTVIPLPQGTIGGGSFTVIAGPCSVENEAMLLRTAEFLRQQGVRFLRAGAYKPRTSPYAFQGLGRQGLRILAQARQRFGLGIVTELMDTEEAEAVAEVADIIQIGARNMQNFALLRRVGRCRKPVLLKRGLCATLEEWLMAAEYILAEGNYQVILCERGVRTFSDHSRNTLDLSVIPPAKAWSHLPILVDPSHGTGKRAYVPPMALAALAAGADGLLIEVHPEPDKALSDGPQSLDFPAFEQLWHRLARLAEVLHRTL; this is encoded by the coding sequence ATGCTCGTGGTCATGCATCGCCAGGCCACCGCCGCGGATATCGAACGGGTGGTGGAGGTGATCCGCGCTCAGGGTTTGACCCCCCATGTGCTGCCCGGCACGACCCGGACCGCCATCGGCATGACCGGCAACACGGCGGCGATCGACCCGGAATTGTTCGAGGGCTTGCCCGGCGTGGTCGAAGCCATCCGGGTAACTCGGCCGTTCAAACTGGCCAGCCGCGAAATGAAGCCGGACGATACGGTCATCCCCCTGCCCCAGGGCACGATCGGCGGCGGTTCCTTCACGGTCATCGCCGGGCCGTGCTCGGTGGAAAATGAAGCCATGCTGCTGCGCACCGCGGAGTTTCTGCGGCAGCAAGGCGTGCGCTTCCTCCGCGCCGGGGCTTACAAGCCGCGCACCAGCCCCTATGCCTTCCAGGGTCTGGGCCGGCAAGGCTTGCGCATCCTCGCTCAGGCCCGCCAGCGCTTCGGACTGGGCATTGTCACCGAACTGATGGACACGGAAGAAGCGGAAGCCGTCGCCGAGGTGGCCGACATCATCCAGATCGGTGCCCGTAACATGCAGAACTTCGCCCTGCTCCGCCGCGTCGGACGTTGCCGCAAACCGGTGCTGCTCAAACGCGGCCTCTGCGCCACCCTCGAAGAATGGCTCATGGCCGCCGAATACATCCTGGCCGAAGGCAACTACCAGGTCATCCTCTGCGAGCGCGGCGTCCGCACCTTCTCCGACCACAGCCGCAATACCCTCGACCTGTCCGTCATTCCGCCCGCCAAAGCCTGGTCCCACCTGCCGATCCTGGTCGATCCAAGTCACGGAACGGGCAAGCGGGCTTACGTGCCGCCGATGGCCTTGGCCGCCCTCGCCGCCGGCGCCGATGGCTTGCTCATCGAAGTCCACCCCGAACCGGACAAAGCCCTCTCCGACGGCCCCCAATCCCTGGATTTTCCCGCCTTCGAGCAGCTCTGGCACCGCCTCGCCCGCCTCGCTGAGGTCCTCCACCGCACCCTCTAG